A stretch of DNA from Acidobacteriota bacterium:
CCGCCGCCGGTCCAGGAGCCCGGACCAGGACAGGAGCGCAAGGAGCTCGAAGGCGTATTCGTGTACCGGCAGGACAAGGCCGTCTTCGTGCCGGTCCGAACGGGGATTGCCGGCGAGAAGTACTTCGAGGTGCTGAGCGGCCTCAACGAGGGTGACGAGGTCATCACGGGCCCGTTCGCGTCCGTCCGGTCGCTCAAGGACGGCGACGCCCTGCAGCGGGCGAAGGCCGACGCGAGCACGGGAGCGGCAGCCACCACGCCGTAGCCGCCATGGGCCAGTTCCTCGAAGCCGCGACGATCGCGCTCCAGGCCATCTGGACGAACAAGCTGCGATCGCTCCTCACGGTGCTGGGCAACGTCGTCGCCGTCACGTCGATCATCGCGGTCGTGTCGCTCGTCCAGGGGCTGAACGCCAGCGTCACGGACGCGATCCAGTCCGAGTTCGCCGCCGACTCGTTCTCGGTACGCCGGCGCGGGTTGACGCAGACCGACGAGGAGAATCAGCGGGCCGAGAGCAACCCGCGCGTGACGGCTGAGGATGCGCGCGCGATCCGGGAGTTCTCGGGCGACGTCCGGCTCGTGATGGCGGAGGCGAACACGGGCGCGCAGGTGAAGTACCGATCGGACGCGCTCGACAGCGTCGGCGTCCGCGGCGTGAGCAAGGAGTACAACGATCTGCCGTCCACGCAGATCGAGCGCGGCCGGCCGATCACGGCGAGCGAGTTCGATGCGGGCCGGCAGGTCGCCGTGATCGGCTGGGGCGTCGCGGACCGGCTCTTCAGCGTCCTCGAGCCGCTCGACAAGACCATCACGGTCGCCGGCGTGCACTTCCGCGTCGTCGGCGTGGCCCCCAAGAAGGGATCGATCTTCGGGGAATCCCAGGACGAGTACATCGTGATCCCGCTCGCCGCGTTCCAGCGCCTTTTCG
This window harbors:
- a CDS encoding ABC transporter permease, with product MGQFLEAATIALQAIWTNKLRSLLTVLGNVVAVTSIIAVVSLVQGLNASVTDAIQSEFAADSFSVRRRGLTQTDEENQRAESNPRVTAEDARAIREFSGDVRLVMAEANTGAQVKYRSDALDSVGVRGVSKEYNDLPSTQIERGRPITASEFDAGRQVAVIGWGVADRLFSVLEPLDKTITVAGVHFRVVGVAPKKGSIFGESQDEYIVIPLAAFQRLFGIRQSLALTVLPVSSARMEQTMDDARVALRVERRLRPSEPDNFGILSSNTFLDLYRTATTGIFTVLIGVVSLSLVVGGIVIMNIMLMVVSERTREIGLRKSLGARRRDILWQILTESITLSTFGGLCGTALGFFTAWVISQVSPLPAIIEPWSIALGISVTAFVGLFFGLYPAMRAARLDPIEALRRE